A section of the Streptomyces sp. NBC_00178 genome encodes:
- a CDS encoding sugar phosphate isomerase/epimerase family protein has translation MAEPVVRIPDAKVALSTASVYPESTATAFEIAARLGYDGVEVMVWTDPVSQDIEALKRLSDYHQVPVLAIHAPCLLITQRVWSTDPWVKLQRARDAAEKLGASAVVVHPPFRWQRNYARDFITGIWRMADETDVRFAVENMYPWRYRDREMLAYAPAWDVSNDDYRHFTVDLSHTSTARTDSLAMVDRMGDRLAHVHLADGKGSGKDEHLVPGRGDQPCAELLERLARTGFDGHVVIEVNTRRAMSSAEREADLAEALAFTRLHLASPARAPRS, from the coding sequence GTGGCAGAACCAGTGGTGCGCATCCCGGATGCGAAGGTCGCCCTGTCTACGGCCTCCGTCTATCCGGAGTCCACGGCGACGGCCTTCGAGATCGCCGCGCGCCTCGGATACGACGGCGTCGAGGTCATGGTCTGGACCGACCCCGTCAGCCAGGACATAGAGGCGCTGAAGCGGCTGTCGGACTACCACCAGGTGCCGGTCCTCGCCATCCACGCGCCGTGTCTGCTGATCACCCAGCGGGTCTGGTCCACCGACCCGTGGGTGAAGCTCCAGCGGGCCAGGGACGCCGCGGAGAAGCTCGGGGCCTCCGCGGTGGTCGTGCACCCGCCGTTCCGGTGGCAGCGCAACTACGCCCGCGACTTCATCACCGGAATCTGGCGCATGGCCGACGAGACCGATGTGCGCTTCGCCGTCGAGAACATGTACCCGTGGCGCTACCGGGACCGCGAGATGCTGGCGTACGCACCGGCCTGGGACGTCAGCAACGACGACTACCGGCACTTCACCGTCGACCTCTCGCACACCTCCACCGCGCGCACCGACAGCCTCGCGATGGTGGACCGGATGGGCGACCGGCTCGCGCACGTCCATCTCGCGGACGGCAAGGGGTCCGGCAAGGACGAGCACCTGGTGCCCGGCCGGGGCGACCAGCCGTGCGCGGAACTGCTGGAGCGGCTGGCCCGTACCGGCTTCGACGGCCATGTGGTGATCGAGGTGAACACCCGCAGGGCCATGTCGTCCGCGGAGCGCGAGGCGGACCTCGCGGAGGCGCTGGCCTTCACCCGGCTCCACCTGGCCTCACCGGCGCGGGCGCCCCGCTCGTGA
- a CDS encoding TetR/AcrR family transcriptional regulator — protein sequence MTSGAEGPAPRRRGRPSRTAHAEGPDARTRILEAARAEFAERGYDKTSVRGIAKAAGVDSALVHHYFGTKDEVFAAAVEVSFEPALVIPSILGGPSEDVGERLARYFIGVWENPASRAPLLAILRSALTHEAAAKVLREFVLRRLLERIAADLDVPDPTFRAELAASHMIGIAMLRYVIQAEPLASADPEKIIAMVAPTLQRYLAED from the coding sequence GTGACGTCCGGCGCCGAAGGACCGGCACCCCGGCGCAGGGGCCGCCCCTCCCGTACCGCGCACGCCGAGGGGCCCGACGCCAGGACCCGCATCCTGGAGGCGGCCCGCGCGGAGTTCGCCGAACGCGGCTACGACAAGACGTCGGTCCGGGGCATCGCGAAGGCGGCCGGGGTGGACTCAGCCCTGGTGCACCACTACTTCGGCACGAAGGACGAGGTCTTCGCCGCCGCCGTCGAGGTCTCCTTCGAGCCGGCGCTCGTCATCCCCTCGATCCTGGGCGGCCCCTCCGAGGACGTCGGGGAGCGGCTGGCCCGCTACTTCATCGGCGTGTGGGAGAACCCCGCGTCCCGGGCGCCGCTGCTGGCGATCCTGCGTTCCGCCCTCACCCACGAGGCGGCGGCGAAAGTGCTGCGCGAGTTCGTGCTGCGGCGGCTGCTGGAGCGGATCGCGGCGGACCTCGACGTGCCCGATCCGACCTTCCGGGCGGAGCTCGCGGCCTCCCACATGATCGGCATCGCGATGCTGCGGTACGTGATCCAGGCGGAACCGCTGGCGTCGGCCGATCCGGAGAAGATCATCGCGATGGTCGCCCCCACGCTCCAGCGGTATCTGGCCGAGGACTGA
- a CDS encoding Ppx/GppA phosphatase family protein: MRLGVLDVGSNTVHLLVVDAHPGARPQPAHSHKAELRLAELLDKNGAIGPEGMDRLVSTIAGAVQAAEDKGCEDVLAFATSAVREAGNADQVLARVREETGVSLAVLSGEEEARLTFLAARRWFGWSAGKLLVLDIGGGSLEVAFGMDEEPDAAVSLPFGAGRLTAGWLPGDPPDPTDVRALRRHVRAGIARSVGEFTRLGPPDHVVGTSKTFRQLARITGAARSAEGLYVQRVLSRKALEEWVPKLTTMTVEQRGHLPGVTEGRAAQLLAGALVAEGAMDLFGIEELEICPWALREGVILRRLDHLPAAQAVLA, translated from the coding sequence ATGAGACTCGGAGTCCTCGACGTGGGTTCGAACACGGTGCACCTGCTGGTGGTCGACGCCCACCCCGGTGCGCGCCCGCAGCCCGCGCACTCGCACAAGGCGGAGCTGCGGCTCGCCGAACTCCTCGACAAGAACGGGGCGATCGGCCCCGAGGGCATGGACCGCCTGGTGTCCACGATCGCCGGAGCCGTCCAGGCGGCCGAGGACAAGGGCTGCGAGGACGTGCTGGCGTTCGCCACCTCGGCCGTGCGCGAGGCGGGCAACGCCGATCAGGTGCTGGCGCGCGTGCGGGAGGAGACCGGGGTGTCCCTGGCGGTCCTCAGCGGCGAGGAGGAGGCGCGGCTGACCTTCCTGGCGGCCCGCCGGTGGTTCGGCTGGTCCGCGGGGAAGCTGTTGGTCCTGGACATCGGCGGCGGTTCGCTGGAGGTCGCCTTCGGGATGGACGAGGAGCCGGACGCGGCCGTCTCGCTGCCGTTCGGCGCGGGGCGCCTCACGGCCGGCTGGCTGCCGGGCGATCCGCCGGACCCGACGGACGTGCGCGCCCTGCGCCGTCACGTCCGCGCCGGGATCGCCCGCTCGGTGGGCGAGTTCACCCGGCTGGGACCGCCCGACCACGTCGTCGGGACGTCCAAGACCTTCCGGCAGCTCGCCAGGATCACGGGCGCCGCCCGCTCCGCCGAGGGGCTGTACGTGCAGCGCGTCCTCTCCCGCAAGGCGCTGGAGGAGTGGGTGCCGAAGCTGACGACGATGACCGTCGAGCAGCGGGGTCACCTGCCCGGGGTCACCGAGGGGCGTGCCGCGCAGCTGCTGGCCGGGGCGCTCGTCGCGGAGGGGGCGATGGACCTCTTCGGGATCGAGGAGCTGGAGATCTGCCCGTGGGCGCTGCGCGAGGGCGTCATCCTGCGGCGGCTGGACCACCTGCCGGCGGCGCAGGCGGTCCTGGCCTGA
- the ilvD gene encoding dihydroxy-acid dehydratase — translation MPQLRSRTVTHGRNMAGARALMRASGVASEDIGKPIIAVANSFTEFVPGHTHLAPVGRIVSEAIKAAGAVPREFNTIAVDDGIAMGHGGMLYSLPSRDLIADSVEYMVEAHCADALICISNCDKITPGMLMAAMRLNIPTVFVSGGPMEAGKATLVDGTVRKLDLVNAISDAVDESISDEDILRIEENACPTCGSCSGMFTANSMNCLTEVLGLSLPGNGSVLATHTARRALYENAGRTVVEITKRYYEQDDETVLPRSIGTRAAFDNAMALDIAMGGSTNTILHLLAAAEEAELRYTLDDINEVSRRVPCLSKVAPNVAPGGTYYMEDVHRAGGIPALLGELHRGGLLNEDVHAVHSDTLAEWLKEWDVRGGSPSPEAVELWHAAPGCVRSATAFSQSERWDTLDLDAAGGCIRDLEHAYSKDGGLAVLKGNLAVDGCVVKTAGVDESIWTFEGPAVVCESQEDAVDKILRKEIKEGDVVVIRYEGPRGGPGMQEMLYPTSFLKGRGLGKSCALVTDGRFSGGTSGLSIGHASPEAASGGTIALVEDGDRIRIDIPNRSIELLVPDAELDTRREALNGVYAPKNRDRKVSAALRAYAAMATSADRGAVRDVSKLG, via the coding sequence ATGCCCCAGCTGAGGTCCCGCACTGTCACCCACGGCCGCAACATGGCGGGCGCCCGCGCCCTTATGCGGGCGTCCGGCGTAGCCAGTGAGGACATTGGCAAGCCGATCATCGCGGTGGCCAACTCCTTCACCGAGTTCGTGCCCGGGCACACCCACCTCGCCCCCGTCGGCCGGATCGTCTCCGAGGCGATCAAGGCGGCCGGGGCGGTGCCCCGGGAGTTCAACACGATCGCGGTGGACGACGGCATCGCCATGGGCCACGGCGGCATGCTCTACAGCCTCCCGTCCCGCGACCTCATCGCGGACAGCGTCGAGTACATGGTCGAGGCGCACTGCGCCGACGCCCTGATCTGCATCTCGAACTGCGACAAGATCACCCCCGGCATGCTGATGGCCGCGATGCGCCTCAACATCCCGACGGTGTTCGTCTCCGGCGGTCCCATGGAGGCCGGCAAGGCCACCCTCGTCGACGGCACGGTCCGCAAGCTCGACCTGGTCAACGCGATCAGCGACGCCGTCGACGAGAGCATCTCCGACGAGGACATCCTGCGCATCGAGGAGAACGCCTGCCCCACCTGCGGCAGCTGTTCCGGCATGTTCACCGCCAACTCGATGAACTGCCTGACCGAGGTCCTCGGCCTCTCCCTCCCCGGCAACGGCTCCGTCCTCGCCACACACACCGCCCGCAGGGCGCTGTACGAGAACGCGGGCCGCACGGTCGTCGAGATCACCAAGCGCTACTACGAGCAGGACGACGAGACGGTCCTGCCGCGCTCCATCGGCACCCGCGCCGCGTTCGACAACGCCATGGCGCTCGACATCGCCATGGGCGGCTCGACCAACACGATCCTGCACCTGCTCGCCGCGGCGGAGGAGGCCGAGCTCCGCTACACCCTCGACGACATCAACGAGGTCTCGCGCCGCGTCCCCTGCCTCTCGAAGGTCGCCCCCAACGTGGCCCCCGGCGGCACGTACTACATGGAGGACGTCCACCGGGCCGGCGGCATCCCCGCACTGCTGGGCGAACTCCACCGCGGCGGGCTGCTCAACGAGGACGTGCACGCGGTCCACTCCGACACCCTCGCCGAGTGGCTCAAGGAATGGGACGTCCGGGGCGGCTCGCCGTCCCCCGAGGCGGTCGAGCTCTGGCACGCCGCCCCCGGCTGCGTGCGCAGCGCGACGGCCTTCTCCCAGTCCGAGCGCTGGGACACCCTCGACCTCGACGCGGCCGGCGGCTGCATCCGCGACCTGGAGCACGCGTACTCCAAGGACGGCGGTCTCGCGGTCCTCAAGGGCAACCTCGCCGTGGACGGCTGTGTCGTGAAGACGGCGGGCGTCGACGAGTCGATCTGGACCTTCGAGGGCCCGGCCGTCGTCTGCGAGTCGCAGGAGGACGCCGTCGACAAGATCCTCCGCAAGGAGATCAAGGAGGGCGACGTCGTCGTCATCCGCTACGAGGGCCCGCGCGGCGGTCCCGGCATGCAGGAGATGCTCTACCCGACGTCCTTCCTGAAGGGCCGCGGCCTCGGCAAGAGCTGCGCCCTGGTCACCGACGGCCGTTTCTCCGGCGGTACGTCGGGCCTGTCGATCGGGCACGCGTCGCCCGAGGCGGCGTCCGGCGGCACGATCGCCCTCGTCGAGGACGGCGACCGGATCCGCATCGACATCCCGAACCGCTCGATCGAGCTCCTCGTCCCCGACGCGGAGCTCGACACCCGGCGTGAGGCGCTGAACGGCGTGTACGCGCCGAAGAACCGCGACCGCAAGGTCTCGGCGGCCCTGCGCGCCTACGCGGCGATGGCGACCAGCGCGGACCGGGGCGCGGTCCGCGACGTCTCCAAGCTCGGCTGA